A window of the Mucilaginibacter sp. cycad4 genome harbors these coding sequences:
- a CDS encoding glycosyl hydrolase 115 family protein — MIVHDMQMIINFFAAKRHKPSLYKLSSLSHHNGLIIGYKLFAGAFFFIIFSSKRFIMAIMRLRAGHENLQRSMKKFIGITFLLLLITLLPGIVIAQQFQISGNAQSLTILYDKTGPKLDSVCAGLLADDIQRVTDERPAIRTSANDVYGQVIVIGNIASRLVKAFLPHQSILNRKLQGSWETFALKVVDHPNKHISQALVISGSDTRGTAYGVFTISDKIGVSPWYWWADVAVNKTRHLILSQPEYISAPPSIKYRGIFINDEDWGLRPWASHTFEPEVKNIGPKTYAKVFELLLRLKANFIWPAMHPGTSAFYSVPGNKETAALYNIVIGSSHAEPLLRNNVGEWNEKTMGNFNYLTNKTKVDQYWEERVKESSGNDVVYTTGMRGVHDGQMEGVKTAREAVPLLQQIIEDQRDLLLKYNHKDITTIPQVFTPYKEVLDFYDNGLQVPSDITLVWPDDNYGYIQRLSDSVERKRSGSSGVYYHISYWGRPHDYLWLSTTHPSLIREEMMKAYNTGANRLWVVNVGDIKPMEYNIQFFMDMAYNVLPFRRSSYTHEHLSHWYTRLFPGIGSQVSKLMWLYYNLAFERRPEFMGWSQTEPNTSTSFTAYNHFNYGDEGQRRIDDYNNIEKQVQNLWSNIGSTIKSPFYQLVYYPIVGSAEMNKKFLYRDKAWLYSKQNRISSIDYLQMSIAAYEQIVKATDYYNDTLSGGKWKNMMSMKPRGLAVFDPPETIKLNLSKTARWAVAAEGSDTAIRQKSVLPEFVRGVERSHFIDVFLTDSAKISWNAQTSGSWIKISLKNGRLESKNGKKQTRIWVTVDWTKTPRSAHCEGYIDVSGAGDAYRIKVEAYNTPINAAKNINDFLEESRYLSIYAQHYSEIRNQHDQYWQKVDGLGHTGKSVIAESKRPMGSKDTLKIKTSAAYVTYHFYTQHDSQPDIYIYTLPTLPLNKSYQVRCAFSIDNGPLHLLNFKSNSTARTQEWKQNVLSNQAVRTVPIRALKKGAHYLKIYAVDPGVILDRIIIDLGGYKPNYGVVPETRLEF; from the coding sequence ATGATTGTCCACGATATGCAAATGATTATAAATTTTTTTGCCGCAAAAAGGCATAAGCCATCTTTATATAAATTGTCTTCGCTCTCTCATCATAATGGTTTAATAATTGGTTACAAGCTGTTCGCCGGTGCCTTTTTTTTTATAATTTTTTCCAGTAAGCGATTTATTATGGCAATCATGAGGCTTAGAGCAGGACATGAAAATTTACAGCGATCAATGAAAAAATTTATTGGCATCACATTCCTTCTGCTTTTGATAACACTGCTGCCAGGCATTGTAATAGCCCAGCAATTTCAGATTTCAGGCAACGCACAATCATTAACTATACTTTACGATAAAACCGGTCCAAAATTAGATTCGGTATGTGCGGGTCTATTGGCAGATGATATTCAACGGGTAACAGATGAGCGACCCGCAATTCGCACGTCGGCAAATGATGTTTATGGGCAGGTGATCGTCATTGGTAATATTGCATCCCGACTTGTCAAAGCGTTTTTGCCCCACCAATCAATTCTAAATAGGAAATTGCAAGGCAGCTGGGAAACCTTTGCTCTAAAGGTTGTTGATCATCCAAATAAGCATATTTCCCAAGCATTGGTTATTTCTGGGAGTGATACCAGGGGAACAGCTTATGGTGTTTTTACGATTTCCGATAAAATCGGCGTATCGCCATGGTATTGGTGGGCCGATGTCGCCGTAAACAAAACCCGGCATTTAATCCTCTCCCAGCCAGAGTATATATCTGCGCCACCTTCCATTAAATACCGGGGCATATTCATCAACGATGAGGACTGGGGCTTGCGTCCATGGGCGTCCCATACATTTGAGCCCGAAGTTAAAAATATCGGTCCTAAAACTTATGCTAAGGTGTTTGAACTGCTCTTAAGGTTGAAAGCCAACTTTATCTGGCCAGCCATGCATCCGGGGACGAGCGCCTTTTACTCAGTGCCTGGCAATAAGGAAACAGCAGCGCTTTATAATATTGTAATAGGTTCTTCACATGCCGAACCATTATTGCGTAATAATGTGGGCGAATGGAACGAAAAAACAATGGGTAACTTCAATTATCTGACTAACAAAACGAAGGTAGACCAATATTGGGAAGAACGGGTAAAAGAAAGCAGCGGTAATGACGTGGTATACACGACGGGGATGCGCGGCGTGCATGATGGCCAGATGGAAGGAGTTAAAACCGCACGGGAGGCTGTGCCGCTTTTGCAGCAAATAATTGAAGATCAGCGCGATTTGTTGCTCAAATATAATCATAAGGATATTACGACTATTCCCCAGGTCTTCACTCCTTATAAAGAAGTATTGGATTTTTATGACAACGGTTTACAGGTGCCCAGCGATATTACCCTCGTCTGGCCTGACGATAATTACGGTTACATTCAACGCCTGAGCGATAGCGTCGAGCGAAAGCGTTCTGGAAGCTCGGGAGTTTATTATCATATTTCCTACTGGGGCCGTCCTCACGATTACCTGTGGTTAAGCACAACTCATCCTTCGCTTATTCGTGAGGAGATGATGAAAGCTTATAATACAGGTGCAAATCGGCTGTGGGTAGTTAACGTTGGAGATATTAAACCGATGGAATACAATATTCAATTTTTCATGGATATGGCCTACAACGTTTTGCCGTTTAGGCGAAGCAGTTATACACACGAGCATTTATCCCACTGGTACACCCGATTATTTCCCGGCATTGGGTCACAAGTCAGTAAATTAATGTGGTTATATTACAATCTCGCTTTTGAAAGACGGCCTGAATTTATGGGGTGGAGTCAGACTGAGCCCAATACTTCAACCAGTTTTACAGCTTACAACCACTTTAATTATGGCGATGAGGGGCAGCGTCGCATAGACGACTACAACAACATAGAAAAACAAGTGCAAAATTTGTGGAGTAACATTGGATCAACTATAAAGTCGCCATTTTATCAATTGGTTTATTATCCTATAGTAGGTTCGGCCGAAATGAATAAAAAATTTCTCTACCGCGATAAAGCGTGGCTATATTCAAAACAGAACCGTATCAGTAGTATCGATTACCTGCAAATGTCAATTGCCGCTTACGAACAAATTGTAAAAGCAACTGATTATTACAACGACACTTTAAGCGGCGGTAAGTGGAAAAACATGATGAGCATGAAGCCAAGAGGATTAGCGGTATTTGACCCTCCCGAAACGATAAAGTTGAATCTTTCTAAAACTGCACGATGGGCCGTAGCCGCTGAAGGATCAGACACCGCAATCAGGCAAAAATCAGTTTTACCAGAGTTTGTGCGAGGTGTGGAGCGTTCTCACTTCATAGATGTATTTTTGACTGATTCTGCCAAAATATCCTGGAACGCTCAGACCTCCGGCAGCTGGATAAAAATATCGTTGAAAAATGGCCGTTTGGAAAGTAAAAACGGTAAAAAGCAAACCAGAATATGGGTTACTGTCGACTGGACGAAAACGCCCCGGTCGGCTCACTGTGAAGGATATATCGATGTTAGTGGAGCCGGTGATGCTTACAGGATCAAAGTAGAGGCTTACAATACGCCCATCAATGCAGCGAAGAACATAAATGATTTTTTGGAAGAGAGTAGATACTTATCAATTTATGCTCAGCATTATTCCGAAATTCGTAATCAGCATGACCAGTATTGGCAAAAAGTCGATGGACTGGGTCACACTGGCAAATCGGTTATTGCGGAATCTAAAAGGCCAATGGGCAGTAAGGATACCTTGAAAATCAAGACATCGGCCGCGTACGTTACTTATCATTTTTATACTCAACACGATAGCCAACCTGACATTTATATTTATACATTACCTACGCTTCCATTAAATAAAAGCTACCAGGTACGTTGCGCATTTTCTATCGATAACGGCCCCTTGCACTTGTTGAATTTTAAATCTAACAGTACAGCACGAACTCAGGAATGGAAACAAAATGTTTTAAGCAACCAAGCCGTGCGAACAGTGCCTATTCGGGCACTTAAAAAAGGTGCTCATTATCTTAAGATCTATGCCGTCGATCCTGGCGTTATACTTGATCGTATAATTATTGACTTGGGGGGCTATAAGCCTAACTACGGCGTTGTACCCGAAACGAGGCTCGAATTTTGA
- a CDS encoding RagB/SusD family nutrient uptake outer membrane protein has product MKKIFYILILILVLGNFSCKKYLQEENLSGITSTNYYTNTAGYESLVNSCYGSLRSTYNADPFLFEYGTDVTTRGDQEAVSGTLGDRQTRAIALDEYNTLAADNSGVSATFNSCYSGIQRCNTAINRGPSVPGIDLALAKKRVGEASFIRAYYYYLLVENWGRVPIVTEEISSPITHFTPSEEKDVYNLIISDLNTALSNVDETTTDFGRVTKGAARHFLALIYLTRGYKSYGSSADFTQAAQLADQVINSGTYTLLPNFADVFKPANQQNKEIIWSVQYDAKSLGLYNGAKTLGNGQNIFFGWRIWQQPGFYEGDPVYNRRIADFMPTQYVYTLFNTTKDARYDGTFLSQFYASQAATLNGKPVAKGDLRFYFPKWDQTFSAADEAALKLANPNVQVIRFDQWKQNFSNIGGAEMFPMVNKFYDPSAVLPGAQSNSYTSTRDVFIFRLAETYLIAAEAYFKLGQNNIAADRINVIRTRATLPGQNMQITASDINVDFILDERARELEGEFKRWLDLKRTHKLDRAFTNNLLTKQANPGGVIDKYYLRPIPQSAIDLDSGGYPQNPGY; this is encoded by the coding sequence ATGAAAAAGATATTTTATATATTAATTCTGATTTTGGTTCTTGGAAACTTTTCATGCAAAAAGTATCTGCAAGAAGAAAATTTGAGCGGTATAACAAGTACAAACTATTATACCAACACAGCGGGTTATGAATCGCTGGTTAACTCTTGTTATGGTTCTCTGCGCAGCACTTACAATGCCGATCCTTTCCTGTTTGAATACGGTACCGATGTGACAACCAGAGGCGATCAGGAGGCAGTGAGCGGTACATTAGGCGACCGTCAGACAAGGGCTATAGCTTTAGATGAATACAATACGCTGGCCGCCGATAATTCCGGCGTAAGTGCCACTTTCAATTCCTGTTATTCAGGTATTCAACGCTGTAACACCGCTATCAATCGTGGCCCGTCTGTTCCAGGGATAGACCTTGCACTAGCCAAAAAGCGGGTTGGCGAAGCCAGCTTCATCAGAGCTTATTACTATTATTTATTGGTTGAAAATTGGGGCAGGGTTCCTATTGTAACTGAGGAGATCAGCAGTCCCATTACCCATTTTACGCCGAGCGAAGAAAAGGATGTCTACAACTTAATAATATCTGACTTAAATACAGCACTAAGCAACGTTGACGAAACGACAACTGACTTTGGGCGTGTTACTAAGGGAGCAGCAAGACATTTCCTTGCCTTGATCTATCTGACCAGAGGCTATAAAAGTTATGGAAGTTCCGCTGATTTTACCCAAGCTGCGCAGCTCGCAGATCAGGTGATTAATAGCGGGACCTACACTTTGCTGCCCAACTTTGCGGACGTGTTTAAGCCTGCCAATCAGCAAAATAAGGAAATTATCTGGTCTGTTCAATACGATGCCAAAAGCCTTGGTTTGTACAATGGTGCCAAGACGCTCGGCAATGGTCAAAACATTTTTTTCGGATGGCGCATTTGGCAACAGCCAGGTTTTTATGAAGGTGACCCCGTATATAACCGCCGGATAGCTGATTTCATGCCAACCCAATACGTATATACGCTTTTTAACACTACTAAAGACGCTCGTTATGATGGGACCTTTCTAAGCCAGTTCTATGCGTCGCAAGCTGCTACCTTAAACGGCAAACCGGTGGCAAAGGGTGATTTACGCTTTTATTTCCCTAAATGGGACCAAACCTTCAGCGCTGCCGATGAAGCTGCGTTGAAACTTGCAAATCCAAATGTTCAGGTTATCCGTTTTGATCAGTGGAAGCAGAATTTTAGCAATATTGGCGGTGCAGAAATGTTCCCAATGGTCAATAAATTTTACGACCCTTCAGCCGTTCTTCCGGGTGCGCAATCGAACAGCTACACCAGTACACGGGATGTATTTATCTTCCGCCTGGCTGAAACTTATCTTATCGCTGCTGAGGCATATTTCAAATTAGGCCAGAATAACATTGCAGCTGATCGAATAAATGTTATCCGTACACGTGCGACACTTCCAGGCCAGAACATGCAAATCACAGCATCCGATATTAACGTCGATTTCATTCTTGATGAACGCGCCCGCGAATTGGAGGGCGAGTTTAAACGCTGGCTGGATTTGAAACGCACACATAAGCTTGATCGCGCTTTCACCAATAACCTGCTTACCAAGCAAGCAAATCCTGGCGGAGTAATCGATAAATATTATTTGCGACCTATTCCCCAATCTGCTATTGATCTTGATTCCGGAGGTTATCCGCAAAATCCCGGTTATTAA
- a CDS encoding alpha-glucosidase domain-containing protein, producing MRITYPGAVMLLLLTSRRFAEDFQITRLAIKENARFMDIEVRFFYSSIGRIIKSPEGSFLKKQGLSVIEKPEWKNLTVNEESNTVHLKSTSKEVGLNLNTEKISFVDLHHKPLFIEKEYSTQIQRERLCL from the coding sequence ATGAGGATTACATACCCAGGGGCTGTTATGCTCCTTCTTCTTACCTCGCGAAGGTTTGCGGAGGACTTTCAAATAACCCGACTGGCGATAAAAGAAAATGCCCGGTTCATGGACATTGAAGTTCGTTTTTTTTATTCTTCCATTGGCAGAATAATTAAATCACCGGAAGGATCTTTTTTGAAGAAGCAAGGCCTTTCTGTGATCGAGAAGCCCGAATGGAAAAATCTCACCGTAAATGAGGAAAGCAATACTGTGCATTTAAAAAGTACTTCCAAAGAGGTCGGTTTAAACCTAAACACCGAAAAAATTTCATTTGTAGACTTACATCACAAGCCTCTTTTTATAGAAAAGGAATATAGCACTCAAATTCAAAGGGAGCGCCTTTGTCTGTAA
- a CDS encoding TonB-dependent receptor, whose protein sequence is MKLTFFLVLVAFIHVNAASLAQGITLNKTNATLRETLDDIRKQSGMSLLCDAELINNSEYVNVKIKNATLDQALQKTLTGQPFSYRIKNNTIIIFVKDEPAEEKKIIKVSGKVTDIHNQPLPGVTVKLKGAQQAVATDINGVYSINVPDENAVLVFSFVGFSTQEVAVQNKTILNVTLIEENSKLNEVVVVGYGTQKKVDVTTAISSVNSTQIARAATGDPTGALQGTVPGANVEKTVGKPGSGYSVTIRGVHSIGSSNEPLYVIDGIPTTGGLNDLNPADIEKIDILKDASAASIYGSRGAKGVVIVTTKHGKAGRTTLTFDSYVGEKRPVHLPDMMNSQQYVDYRIAQAQGSGKSTELADILSSDLIANYNSGINTDWPDLVLKNAVQMNHNITASGGDEKTRFSMSAGYLFEDGNVTPENYKKYNLRGNVDRQITDQWKAGINLYLVQDLTNLGSYETLRSSYRLPPITNPYDASGAPQFRVFNNDAVTNPLFDETNDLRQNRSLRSFGNLYVQFQPIKDFIIKSTISPSYVGGRSGTYYGPQSKQSVGGSQPTTGSYSTSDNFTWVWDNQAIYDRQFGAHHLTATVIQSMQKDRSETSTLTVAGLPYASLWYNLGTGGTVQGYGTNYTLYSLASFTGRVNYNFKDKYLLTATGRYDGSSHLAEGHQWGFFPSASAAWRISQEDFMKKLTSVNDLKLRLSYGSTGNDRISAYSTQATLGQTFYDFGGTLANGYAPNQLANQNLTWETTKELNLGVDYSLFNNRVSGSVDIYTRKILNILQNRQLPPETGFNSVASNVGQMKNQGIEVALNTINIQAKRFQWKTEFTFEASKNEITQLYGGTKNDVGNVLFIGQPVSVNYDYVFDGIWQTDQAAQAAKYNQKPGQIRVKDLDGNGAINASDKAILGQRTPKWTGSIANTFRYGPLDLYVLVYTRQGEQFNSSFDATFMNYNQVYNQINEPYWTPANPSSKWWQPGNPGPYTTAPLYRSTNFVRINNITLGYTFPSSILQKIKVNSLRVYATATNPVLFTKYNGFDPEWAAQNTFGTAISTAVYLVGVNLSF, encoded by the coding sequence ATGAAACTCACATTTTTCCTTGTCTTGGTTGCGTTTATTCACGTTAATGCAGCGTCACTCGCACAAGGGATAACCTTAAATAAAACTAACGCAACTTTAAGGGAAACCTTAGATGATATCCGCAAGCAAAGCGGTATGAGCCTGCTTTGCGACGCCGAACTCATAAATAATAGCGAATATGTTAATGTTAAAATTAAAAATGCTACGCTTGATCAGGCATTGCAAAAAACATTAACCGGCCAGCCTTTTTCTTATCGCATCAAGAATAACACCATTATAATCTTTGTAAAAGACGAGCCCGCTGAGGAAAAAAAGATTATAAAAGTTTCCGGTAAAGTTACCGATATTCACAATCAGCCACTACCTGGTGTTACAGTTAAATTAAAGGGAGCCCAGCAAGCCGTTGCAACCGATATCAACGGTGTTTATTCCATTAACGTACCGGACGAAAATGCGGTTTTGGTTTTCAGCTTTGTAGGATTTTCGACCCAGGAAGTGGCGGTCCAAAATAAAACGATCTTGAATGTTACCCTCATAGAAGAGAACAGCAAGTTGAATGAAGTTGTTGTAGTAGGCTATGGTACCCAAAAGAAAGTTGATGTTACCACGGCTATCTCGTCAGTCAATTCTACCCAAATCGCCCGTGCAGCAACTGGTGACCCTACCGGAGCCCTTCAGGGTACCGTGCCGGGCGCGAATGTTGAAAAAACCGTCGGCAAACCCGGTTCCGGCTATAGTGTAACCATACGTGGCGTCCACTCCATTGGTTCGTCAAACGAACCCTTATATGTAATCGACGGAATACCCACAACCGGTGGTCTGAATGATCTGAACCCAGCAGATATAGAAAAAATCGACATTCTGAAAGATGCGTCTGCGGCCTCAATCTATGGTTCGCGCGGTGCAAAAGGGGTGGTGATCGTTACGACCAAGCATGGTAAAGCCGGAAGAACAACACTCACCTTCGACTCATATGTAGGCGAAAAGCGTCCTGTGCATCTACCTGATATGATGAACAGCCAGCAATATGTTGATTACCGGATTGCACAAGCTCAGGGCTCAGGTAAGAGTACCGAGCTTGCCGATATTTTAAGTTCCGATCTCATCGCAAATTATAATAGCGGGATAAATACCGACTGGCCAGATCTTGTTTTGAAAAATGCAGTCCAAATGAACCACAATATTACTGCCAGTGGAGGTGATGAAAAAACGCGTTTTTCGATGAGCGCAGGTTATTTGTTTGAAGATGGTAACGTAACACCCGAAAATTACAAAAAATACAATTTACGCGGCAATGTTGACCGCCAAATTACCGATCAATGGAAAGCGGGTATCAATCTTTACCTGGTACAGGACCTAACCAATTTAGGCAGTTACGAAACGCTGCGCTCTTCATATCGTTTACCGCCTATTACCAATCCTTACGATGCCAGTGGTGCTCCGCAGTTTCGTGTTTTCAACAACGACGCAGTAACCAATCCTTTATTTGACGAAACTAATGACTTGCGTCAGAACCGGAGTCTAAGGTCTTTTGGCAATCTGTATGTCCAATTCCAACCAATAAAAGACTTCATTATCAAATCAACTATTTCGCCGAGTTATGTTGGCGGCAGAAGTGGTACGTATTATGGCCCACAGAGCAAGCAATCTGTTGGCGGTTCACAGCCAACAACCGGTTCGTATAGTACCAGCGACAATTTCACCTGGGTTTGGGATAATCAAGCTATCTACGACAGGCAGTTTGGCGCTCATCATTTAACCGCCACGGTAATTCAAAGCATGCAGAAAGACCGCAGTGAAACAAGTACGCTTACCGTGGCTGGTCTGCCGTATGCTTCCTTATGGTATAATCTTGGAACTGGTGGTACCGTGCAGGGCTATGGTACTAACTATACATTATACAGTTTAGCATCCTTTACCGGACGTGTGAATTACAATTTTAAAGATAAATACCTGCTAACCGCAACCGGCCGTTACGATGGTTCATCTCACCTTGCTGAAGGTCATCAATGGGGCTTTTTCCCTTCTGCATCGGCTGCCTGGCGTATTTCGCAGGAGGATTTCATGAAAAAATTGACTTCGGTTAACGATTTGAAACTTCGGTTGAGTTATGGTTCTACCGGTAACGACCGCATTAGCGCCTATTCTACCCAGGCTACGCTTGGCCAAACGTTCTATGATTTCGGCGGAACGTTGGCAAACGGTTATGCGCCAAATCAATTGGCTAATCAAAACTTAACCTGGGAGACCACAAAAGAGCTTAACCTTGGTGTCGATTACAGTCTTTTCAATAACCGTGTGTCAGGTTCAGTGGACATTTATACCCGCAAAATCTTGAATATCCTTCAAAATCGCCAGCTGCCTCCCGAAACAGGTTTCAATTCGGTTGCGTCAAACGTAGGTCAAATGAAGAATCAAGGTATCGAGGTTGCGCTGAACACTATCAACATACAAGCAAAAAGATTTCAGTGGAAAACCGAGTTCACGTTTGAAGCAAGCAAAAATGAGATCACACAGTTATACGGTGGTACAAAAAACGACGTAGGTAACGTTCTATTCATCGGCCAGCCAGTTTCTGTCAACTATGATTACGTATTCGACGGCATCTGGCAAACCGACCAAGCAGCCCAAGCAGCAAAATACAATCAGAAACCCGGTCAGATCCGCGTGAAAGATCTGGATGGTAATGGAGCCATTAACGCAAGTGATAAGGCGATTTTAGGTCAAAGAACACCAAAATGGACCGGTTCAATTGCCAATACCTTCCGCTATGGCCCGTTAGATCTTTACGTTTTGGTTTATACACGTCAGGGCGAGCAATTCAACAGCAGCTTTGATGCTACGTTTATGAACTATAACCAAGTTTATAATCAAATCAACGAACCTTATTGGACACCCGCCAATCCATCAAGCAAATGGTGGCAGCCCGGCAATCCCGGCCCTTATACTACAGCGCCACTTTATCGGTCGACAAATTTTGTAAGGATTAATAACATCACGTTAGGATATACATTCCCGTCCTCTATCCTTCAAAAGATTAAAGTCAACAGTCTGAGAGTATATGCTACGGCGACAAATCCAGTGTTGTTTACGAAATATAATGGCTTCGACCCAGAATGGGCCGCGCAAAACACATTTGGTACGGCAATCAGTACAGCAGTGTACTTAGTAGGTGTCAACCTTAGCTTTTAA
- a CDS encoding family 43 glycosylhydrolase: protein MKLYIKITLYSALAFAAITVNAQKKGDQGNGTYLNPVMSGDFPDPSIMRDGKDYYMVHSAFDYLPGLTVYHSTDLVNWEPVSYALSTYLGPCWAPDITKYKDKYFIYFTIANKGNFVVYADSPNGPWSHPIDLKIGSIDPYHVADETGQRWLFLSGGMRAKLASDGLSVISGSSERVYSGWKFPDEWITEGMALEGPKVQKIGNYYYYINAEGGTAGPATAHMVVVARSKSINGPWENAPNNPLIHTYNEDEKWWNKGHGTLVDAPDGKWWMVYHGYEKNFLNLGRQTLLEPIQITLEGWLKAPTGTGIEKPLAKPVKGPAKDRLANLNDFRIGLDWKYYKKYDPDRAMVQDHALTLKAQGDNPQDSAPLLFVAGAERYEISVKVDRAPGTTAGILLFYNADYYVGTGLNDKDRLRFRKGAIKNRNAYDGNSLWLKLRNYNNTVTGYWSKDGKVWHKEAWGMDITGYNHNTLYDFQSMLPGLFAYGEGKIIFSDLKFTLLD from the coding sequence ATGAAACTTTATATAAAGATCACCCTCTATTCGGCCCTGGCATTCGCTGCCATTACGGTTAATGCTCAAAAAAAAGGCGATCAGGGCAATGGCACCTACTTAAATCCTGTAATGAGTGGTGATTTTCCCGATCCCAGCATCATGCGGGACGGCAAAGATTATTACATGGTGCATTCTGCTTTTGATTACCTTCCGGGATTAACGGTTTACCATTCAACCGATCTGGTGAATTGGGAACCTGTCAGTTATGCGCTGTCAACTTATCTCGGCCCCTGTTGGGCCCCCGACATCACCAAATACAAGGATAAATATTTTATTTATTTCACCATCGCCAACAAGGGAAACTTCGTGGTTTACGCGGATAGCCCCAATGGGCCGTGGAGTCATCCGATCGATCTCAAAATCGGTTCTATCGATCCTTATCATGTGGCCGATGAGACTGGCCAACGCTGGTTATTTCTTAGCGGCGGTATGCGTGCTAAACTGGCTTCCGACGGTTTATCCGTTATTTCCGGTAGCTCGGAAAGAGTTTATAGCGGTTGGAAGTTTCCGGACGAATGGATAACCGAGGGTATGGCATTAGAAGGCCCCAAAGTCCAGAAGATAGGTAATTACTATTATTATATCAACGCCGAGGGTGGCACGGCAGGTCCGGCTACTGCCCACATGGTCGTTGTCGCAAGGTCTAAATCGATCAATGGTCCCTGGGAAAATGCACCGAATAACCCTTTGATTCATACTTATAACGAAGATGAAAAGTGGTGGAATAAAGGGCATGGCACTTTGGTCGACGCTCCGGACGGCAAATGGTGGATGGTCTATCATGGATACGAAAAAAACTTTTTGAATTTGGGAAGGCAAACGCTGCTGGAACCCATTCAAATCACACTTGAGGGCTGGCTGAAAGCACCTACAGGTACGGGAATCGAAAAACCTTTAGCAAAGCCGGTCAAAGGCCCCGCTAAGGATCGTTTGGCAAACTTGAATGACTTCAGAATCGGCCTCGACTGGAAATATTATAAAAAATATGATCCTGATCGGGCAATGGTTCAAGATCATGCCTTGACATTAAAGGCACAAGGCGATAATCCGCAGGATTCGGCACCTCTACTATTCGTGGCCGGCGCAGAGCGTTATGAAATCAGCGTTAAAGTGGACAGGGCCCCCGGTACAACTGCAGGCATTCTATTGTTTTACAATGCCGATTACTATGTAGGTACAGGGCTAAACGACAAAGATCGGCTCAGATTTCGCAAAGGGGCTATAAAAAATAGAAATGCCTACGATGGAAATTCCTTATGGCTAAAACTGCGCAATTACAATAATACGGTCACTGGTTATTGGAGTAAAGATGGCAAAGTTTGGCATAAGGAAGCGTGGGGCATGGACATTACCGGCTACAATCACAATACACTATATGATTTCCAAAGTATGCTTCCCGGCCTGTTTGCTTACGGCGAAGGTAAAATAATATTTAGCGACCTCAAGTTTACTTTGCTTGATTAA